In Anaerotignum faecicola, a genomic segment contains:
- a CDS encoding APC family permease has translation MSNNNNEMKKELGMGAAMATVVGCVIGSGVFFKPTAIYTATGGAPGLAIIAWVVTSLVCLCAAMTFAEIAILIPETGGMPVYLKKVFGDRVGYLCGWMQTVVFYPGLVAALAVAVANQAKLFLGDGMVVPVAIVCIIIMVALNCMGAKVGGAAQTIFTVAKLIPLVLIMIFGFIRGNGNPIFDPMLGEGLKFGSVLGQLMIAVLFAYEGWTNVGAIAGEMKDPGRDLPKAIVGGVALIMAVYIIINLAYLWVLPADVMMNLESPASAVAMQIFGNMGGKIVSVGIMISAGGACNGFILSGSRTALYMAEQGDLPGSKALSKISGTGVPINCIFLIGILGAIYALTGQFDLLTNLGTFVGWVFYTLTFAAVMAYRKQAPDLKRTYKVPAYPVIPIIAIISGLYVLLNQLFMAGPDARKVAVGGIILVLIGLPVRAIFTKKKAA, from the coding sequence ATGAGTAACAACAACAACGAAATGAAGAAGGAGCTCGGCATGGGCGCTGCTATGGCTACAGTAGTCGGCTGCGTAATCGGTTCCGGTGTATTCTTCAAACCCACAGCAATCTACACAGCAACAGGCGGTGCGCCCGGTCTGGCAATCATCGCATGGGTGGTAACCTCTCTGGTTTGCCTGTGTGCGGCAATGACATTTGCCGAAATCGCAATCTTGATTCCCGAAACAGGCGGTATGCCCGTATATCTGAAAAAGGTATTCGGTGACAGGGTTGGTTATCTCTGCGGCTGGATGCAGACTGTTGTATTCTATCCCGGTCTGGTTGCGGCACTGGCAGTAGCGGTTGCAAACCAGGCAAAGCTGTTCCTGGGCGACGGCATGGTTGTTCCTGTGGCAATCGTATGTATCATCATCATGGTTGCGCTGAACTGCATGGGCGCTAAGGTTGGCGGTGCAGCACAGACGATCTTTACCGTAGCAAAGCTGATTCCTCTGGTTCTGATTATGATTTTCGGCTTCATCAGAGGCAACGGCAATCCCATCTTCGACCCTATGCTGGGTGAGGGGCTGAAATTCGGCTCCGTTCTGGGGCAGCTGATGATTGCAGTTCTGTTCGCATACGAAGGCTGGACAAACGTAGGTGCAATCGCGGGCGAAATGAAAGATCCCGGCAGAGATTTGCCTAAGGCGATTGTTGGCGGCGTAGCACTGATTATGGCAGTTTATATTATCATCAACCTGGCTTACCTGTGGGTACTGCCTGCTGATGTAATGATGAATCTGGAATCCCCTGCATCCGCAGTAGCAATGCAGATCTTCGGCAACATGGGTGGTAAAATCGTATCCGTTGGTATTATGATTTCCGCCGGCGGCGCATGCAACGGCTTTATCCTGTCCGGTTCCCGTACAGCACTGTACATGGCAGAACAGGGTGACCTGCCCGGCAGCAAGGCTCTGTCCAAAATCTCCGGCACAGGCGTTCCCATCAACTGCATTTTCCTGATTGGTATTCTGGGTGCAATTTATGCACTGACAGGTCAGTTCGACCTGCTGACAAACCTTGGTACATTCGTAGGCTGGGTATTCTATACACTGACATTTGCAGCAGTTATGGCTTACAGAAAACAGGCTCCCGATCTGAAACGTACTTACAAGGTACCTGCATACCCTGTAATTCCTATCATCGCAATCATTTCCGGTCTGTATGTTCTGCTGAACCAGCTGTTCATGGCAGGTCCTGATGCAAGAAAGGTTGCTGTAGGCGGTATCATTCTGGTACTGATTGGCTTGCCCGTTCGTGCAATCTTCACAAAGAAGAAAGCGGCATAA
- a CDS encoding putative polysaccharide biosynthesis protein, whose product MSRKNIITGTLILTCANLITKCMGFFYRVFMSNAIGAEGMGLYQLILPLYMLAWSITSAGFTTTISHLAAQEYIRGQNGNIGRIVKQAVCLSLCASAAVSCVLFFGADSIALSMLRDRRAAFSLRLLALAVPFMAASSCFRGFFLGIQETLVPAFSQVLEQTVRILTIYFLAGIFVPRGLSYACGAAVCGILFGELLSCGFTVWNYFHYKRKHKFIRKPTLSSPAVLAMILSTALPLSASRIAGSLLSTVENLLIPRQLQLHGQNTVQALSTYGELTGMAMPLVLLPSACLMAASVSLVPEISEACAVKQDTRISKTVSATFLFTSVIGFGAAALFAVFPHEICYIVYDRAALGQVLFPLAFLCPLLYAQTTLHGLLNGLGEQLFLFRNNILSSCISIAVIWFCMPAYGVAAFLGGWFLSLLFSVSCSLHRLWKRTAVLPSCRSCFFKPLLAGAAAGLITKYCIRIFAPSKLLFLGSLCGMGVLYLLFLFLLGCLDKRMLSLLLGKKTGGR is encoded by the coding sequence ATGAGCAGAAAAAATATCATCACCGGAACCCTTATCCTGACCTGTGCCAATCTCATCACAAAATGTATGGGTTTTTTCTATCGTGTTTTCATGTCAAACGCCATCGGCGCAGAGGGCATGGGGCTGTATCAGCTGATTCTGCCGCTGTATATGCTTGCATGGAGCATCACCTCTGCCGGCTTCACCACAACCATTTCCCACCTTGCCGCGCAGGAATACATCCGCGGACAGAATGGGAATATCGGGCGCATTGTCAAGCAGGCGGTCTGCCTTTCCCTCTGTGCAAGTGCGGCTGTCAGCTGTGTCCTGTTTTTCGGCGCGGATAGCATCGCCCTTTCTATGCTTAGGGATAGGCGCGCCGCTTTTTCCCTGCGCCTTTTGGCATTGGCTGTGCCGTTTATGGCAGCAAGCTCCTGCTTTCGCGGCTTCTTCCTCGGCATACAGGAAACACTCGTCCCTGCCTTTTCGCAGGTGCTGGAGCAAACCGTCCGTATCCTGACGATTTATTTTCTGGCAGGCATTTTTGTCCCGCGCGGGCTCAGCTATGCCTGCGGTGCCGCCGTCTGCGGCATCCTGTTCGGGGAGCTGCTTTCCTGCGGCTTTACCGTCTGGAATTATTTCCATTATAAAAGGAAACATAAATTCATACGCAAGCCCACGCTGTCCTCTCCTGCCGTCCTTGCCATGATTTTAAGCACCGCCCTGCCGCTTTCCGCAAGCCGCATTGCCGGCTCACTCCTTTCCACCGTTGAAAATCTCCTGATTCCCAGACAGCTGCAGCTCCACGGGCAGAATACCGTCCAAGCCCTCTCCACCTACGGTGAGCTGACAGGGATGGCAATGCCCCTTGTCCTTCTGCCCTCCGCCTGCCTGATGGCAGCATCCGTTTCCCTCGTGCCGGAAATTTCCGAGGCCTGCGCCGTCAAGCAGGATACCCGCATCAGCAAAACCGTTTCCGCCACCTTCCTTTTTACCTCTGTCATCGGGTTCGGGGCGGCGGCGCTGTTTGCCGTTTTTCCACACGAAATCTGCTATATCGTCTATGACCGCGCGGCATTGGGGCAGGTGCTGTTTCCGCTTGCCTTCCTCTGTCCCCTGCTCTATGCGCAGACCACCCTTCACGGACTTCTGAATGGCTTGGGAGAGCAGCTTTTCCTTTTCCGCAACAACATTCTTTCCTCCTGCATCAGCATTGCTGTCATCTGGTTCTGCATGCCTGCCTATGGCGTGGCGGCGTTTCTGGGCGGCTGGTTTCTCAGCCTGCTGTTTTCCGTCAGCTGCTCCCTGCACCGCCTCTGGAAGCGCACCGCCGTTCTGCCCTCCTGCCGCAGCTGCTTTTTCAAGCCTCTGCTTGCCGGTGCCGCCGCCGGGCTGATAACAAAATACTGTATCCGCATTTTTGCCCCGTCCAAGCTGCTGTTCCTCGGCTCGCTCTGCGGCATGGGCGTTCTGTATCTCCTGTTTCTTTTTCTGCTCGGCTGTCTGGATAAAAGGATGCTCTCCCTGCTTTTGGGCAAAAAAACAGGCGGTCGGTAA
- a CDS encoding methionine gamma-lyase family protein yields the protein MEQIYSMLGISAEVEAFGNAVLKDLKERFEKIDAVAEYNQAKVLRAMQEERVDGTCFAGSTGYGYNDNGRDKLEKVYARCFGTEAALVRPQITCGTHALAIALSANLLPGDELLSPVGKPYDTLENVIGTVPSACSLMEYGVSYRQVELMEDGTFDYPAIREAINEKTKLVTIQRSKGYAMRPTFSVKQIGELIAFIKEIKPDVICMVDNCYGEFVDVIEPSNVGADMIVGSLIKNPGGGLAPIGGYICGKQSCIDRCAYRLSAPGLGQEVGASLDLNRALYQGFFLSPTVTAGALKGAVFAANVYEKLGFRVIPNGTESRHDIIQAVELGSAEAMEAFCQGIQAAAPVDSYVTPIPYAMPGYNCDVIMAAGAFIQGSSIELSADGPIRAPYSVYFQGGLTWFHAKTGILMSLQKLYEKGLVKI from the coding sequence ATGGAACAGATTTACAGTATGCTGGGGATTTCTGCGGAGGTAGAAGCCTTTGGCAATGCGGTTTTAAAGGATTTAAAGGAACGCTTTGAAAAAATTGACGCGGTGGCGGAATATAATCAGGCGAAGGTGCTGCGTGCCATGCAGGAGGAACGCGTGGATGGTACCTGCTTTGCGGGCTCGACGGGCTATGGCTACAATGACAATGGGCGCGATAAGCTGGAAAAGGTATATGCGCGCTGCTTTGGGACAGAGGCGGCTCTGGTGCGCCCCCAGATTACCTGCGGCACACATGCACTGGCAATCGCGCTGAGTGCGAACCTTCTGCCCGGAGATGAACTGCTTTCCCCTGTCGGCAAGCCGTATGATACACTGGAAAACGTCATTGGGACAGTGCCCTCTGCCTGCTCTCTGATGGAATACGGGGTCAGCTACAGACAGGTGGAGCTTATGGAGGATGGGACATTTGACTATCCTGCCATCAGAGAAGCCATCAATGAAAAGACAAAGCTGGTGACGATTCAGCGTTCCAAGGGCTATGCCATGCGCCCGACCTTTTCTGTGAAGCAGATTGGGGAGCTGATTGCATTTATTAAGGAAATAAAGCCTGATGTGATTTGTATGGTGGACAACTGCTATGGTGAATTTGTGGATGTGATTGAGCCTTCCAACGTGGGGGCAGATATGATTGTCGGCTCGCTGATTAAAAATCCCGGTGGCGGTCTGGCTCCTATCGGCGGCTATATCTGCGGCAAGCAAAGCTGCATTGACAGATGCGCATACCGTCTGAGCGCACCCGGTCTGGGGCAGGAGGTCGGTGCTTCTCTGGATCTGAACCGTGCGCTGTATCAAGGCTTTTTCCTTTCCCCTACGGTTACGGCAGGGGCATTGAAGGGGGCTGTTTTTGCGGCGAATGTGTATGAAAAGCTGGGCTTCCGCGTGATTCCCAACGGCACAGAGTCCCGTCATGATATCATTCAGGCGGTGGAGCTGGGCAGTGCAGAGGCAATGGAGGCATTCTGTCAGGGGATTCAGGCGGCGGCACCTGTGGACAGCTATGTTACGCCGATTCCCTATGCGATGCCGGGGTATAACTGCGATGTTATCATGGCGGCAGGGGCATTTATCCAAGGTTCTTCCATTGAACTGAGTGCGGATGGCCCAATCAGAGCGCCCTATTCCGTTTATTTCCAGGGCGGACTGACATGGTTCCATGCGAAAACGGGGATTCTGATGAGCTTGCAGAAGCTGTACGAAAAAGGATTGGTAAAGATATAA
- a CDS encoding DNA topoisomerase III — protein MGKILVIAEKPSVARDIAKVLQAKQKGEGCLIGERYVVSWAVGHLVTLAEPEEYDEKYKKWNFSTLPILPEEMQLKAIKQTRDQLKILHSWMHKREIDSLICATDSGREGELIFRYIYEITKCKKPFQRLWISSMTEEAIKEGFRALKDGREYDLLYTSAKCRSEADWLVGMNATRAYTLQYHALLSIGRVQTPTLALIVERQKEIDAFTAEDYFEVQADFGGYTGLWIDREEHTRIDREDAAQAILAKTNGKPATITKVEKEEKKTPPPLLYDLTELQRECNKKFGFSAKKTLDIAQSLYEKRKMITYPRTDSRYLSEDMKGKVKSTIHRLQALEEYAPYVEPLMQEIRFTKRIIDNAKVTDHHAIIPTDGKLRPESLSEDERKVFSLVAARFLAVFYPYYRYEVTKVYAEAEQERFLSKGTVVLEEGWQAVEKALVPTATKKKKTKNEEEQKLPSLQEGEVRTIRSMELLRKKTKPPAPYTESSLLSAMENAGRFVEDEALKEQMKDSGLGTPATRAAIIERLLTVGYLTRKGKTLLPTEKGRKLIEVVPQEMRSPQTTGKWEKGLSSIAKGKMTEERFMASIRRYVQFLIQDAASGRRADVIFPEEQVRGKRRKTNAFGKCPFCGRDILENSKSFYCAGWKSGCKFSLWKDSLKPYGLELDGGMVKLLLKKNKSERVAVTLPQTGEKGTAVLILNKDKGGQIELMDFTRENA, from the coding sequence ATGGGAAAGATTCTGGTCATTGCCGAGAAGCCCTCTGTGGCAAGGGACATTGCAAAGGTTTTGCAGGCAAAGCAGAAGGGAGAAGGCTGTCTTATCGGGGAGCGCTATGTGGTTTCCTGGGCGGTCGGGCATCTGGTGACGCTTGCGGAGCCGGAGGAATATGACGAGAAATACAAGAAATGGAATTTTTCCACGCTGCCGATTCTTCCTGAGGAAATGCAGCTGAAAGCAATCAAACAGACGAGAGACCAGCTAAAGATTCTGCACAGCTGGATGCACAAAAGGGAGATTGACAGCTTAATCTGTGCAACGGATAGTGGGAGAGAAGGGGAGCTGATTTTCCGCTATATTTATGAGATTACGAAATGCAAAAAGCCGTTTCAGCGGCTCTGGATCAGCAGCATGACGGAGGAGGCCATCAAGGAAGGCTTCAGAGCGCTGAAGGACGGCAGAGAATACGATTTATTATACACCTCCGCGAAATGCAGGAGTGAGGCGGACTGGCTGGTAGGGATGAACGCCACGCGGGCGTATACCCTGCAATATCACGCGCTTCTGAGCATTGGGCGTGTGCAGACACCGACACTGGCGTTGATTGTGGAGCGGCAGAAGGAAATCGATGCCTTTACGGCGGAGGATTATTTTGAAGTACAGGCAGACTTCGGCGGCTATACGGGGCTTTGGATTGACAGGGAGGAGCATACCCGTATCGACAGGGAGGACGCGGCGCAGGCGATTCTTGCGAAAACAAACGGCAAGCCTGCCACGATTACAAAGGTGGAAAAGGAAGAAAAGAAAACGCCGCCGCCCCTGCTTTATGATTTGACGGAATTGCAGAGGGAATGCAACAAAAAGTTCGGCTTTTCCGCGAAAAAGACACTGGATATCGCGCAGAGCCTGTATGAAAAGCGAAAAATGATTACCTACCCCAGAACGGACAGCCGCTACCTGAGCGAGGACATGAAGGGAAAGGTGAAAAGTACGATTCACCGCTTGCAGGCGTTGGAGGAATACGCGCCCTATGTGGAGCCGCTTATGCAGGAAATCCGATTCACGAAGCGTATCATTGACAATGCGAAGGTGACAGACCACCATGCCATCATCCCGACGGATGGGAAGCTGCGTCCCGAAAGCCTTTCCGAGGATGAGAGAAAGGTGTTTTCTCTGGTGGCGGCACGTTTTCTGGCGGTTTTTTATCCGTATTATCGCTATGAGGTGACGAAGGTTTACGCCGAGGCGGAGCAGGAACGCTTTCTTTCCAAGGGGACGGTTGTTCTGGAGGAGGGCTGGCAGGCAGTGGAAAAGGCACTGGTGCCGACTGCGACGAAGAAGAAAAAGACGAAGAACGAGGAGGAGCAGAAGCTGCCGTCCTTGCAGGAGGGCGAGGTGCGGACGATTCGCAGCATGGAGCTTCTGCGGAAAAAGACGAAGCCGCCTGCACCCTATACGGAAAGCAGCCTGCTTTCTGCGATGGAAAACGCAGGACGGTTTGTGGAGGACGAAGCACTCAAGGAGCAGATGAAGGACAGCGGCTTAGGCACACCTGCGACAAGAGCTGCCATCATTGAGCGACTGCTGACGGTGGGATATCTGACGAGAAAGGGGAAAACCCTTCTGCCGACGGAAAAGGGCAGAAAGCTGATTGAGGTTGTGCCGCAGGAGATGCGCTCGCCGCAGACCACGGGCAAATGGGAAAAAGGACTTTCCTCGATTGCAAAGGGCAAAATGACGGAGGAACGCTTTATGGCAAGTATTCGCCGCTATGTGCAGTTTCTGATACAGGATGCGGCATCGGGCAGACGGGCGGATGTTATCTTCCCTGAGGAGCAGGTGCGCGGAAAACGCCGCAAAACAAATGCCTTTGGGAAATGCCCTTTCTGCGGACGGGATATTCTGGAAAATTCAAAATCCTTTTATTGCGCAGGATGGAAAAGCGGCTGCAAATTTTCGCTCTGGAAGGACAGCCTGAAGCCATACGGTCTGGAGCTGGACGGCGGTATGGTGAAGCTGCTGCTGAAAAAGAACAAATCCGAGCGCGTGGCGGTGACACTGCCGCAGACGGGCGAGAAGGGAACGGCGGTTCTGATTCTGAACAAGGACAAGGGCGGACAGATAGAGCTGATGGATTTTACAAGAGAGAACGCTTAA
- a CDS encoding DegV family protein, whose product MSTYKILSDTSCDIPAAVLEQLDVTYVPFHVSFDTVNYLKELQDITPDEFYDKINADKLYPKTSLPSVQDYMDAMEPVLKEGKDVFCICLTANFSGSYQSGVNAANILSEAYPERKIIVLDSACVTGSQGLLVYEACRMRDAGYSMEELLAVLDKQKYMTKINFTVDSLDYLQKGGRIGKAAALAGAILNIKPIIVMRDGELYPESKVRGHKKALKTIMDMTRNEIDSEKEHYRVLLVRGEKERHATVEEMRQTLLAEGFDVMDEIWPVGITIGTHTGPTPIGICYIKKYEYVK is encoded by the coding sequence ATGTCTACATATAAAATACTTTCCGATACCTCCTGCGATATTCCTGCCGCCGTGCTGGAACAGCTGGATGTAACCTACGTCCCCTTTCATGTTTCCTTTGATACGGTAAATTACCTAAAGGAATTGCAGGATATTACCCCCGATGAATTTTACGATAAAATCAATGCCGATAAGCTCTATCCGAAAACCTCTCTGCCCTCTGTGCAGGATTACATGGATGCCATGGAACCCGTTTTAAAGGAAGGTAAGGATGTTTTCTGTATCTGTCTTACGGCAAATTTCAGCGGCTCCTATCAGAGCGGCGTAAATGCGGCAAATATCCTCAGCGAAGCCTATCCCGAGCGCAAAATCATCGTTTTGGATAGTGCCTGTGTCACAGGCTCGCAGGGGCTTCTGGTCTACGAAGCATGCCGCATGCGCGATGCCGGCTATTCTATGGAAGAACTGCTTGCCGTTCTGGATAAGCAAAAATATATGACAAAAATCAACTTCACCGTCGATTCTCTGGATTATCTCCAGAAGGGCGGCAGAATCGGCAAAGCCGCCGCTCTGGCAGGCGCGATTCTGAATATTAAGCCGATTATCGTCATGCGCGATGGCGAACTGTATCCCGAAAGCAAGGTGCGCGGGCATAAAAAAGCGCTCAAAACCATCATGGATATGACAAGAAACGAAATCGACAGCGAGAAGGAACACTATCGCGTGCTGTTGGTGCGTGGGGAAAAGGAACGCCACGCCACCGTAGAAGAAATGCGCCAGACCCTCTTGGCAGAAGGCTTCGATGTAATGGATGAAATCTGGCCCGTCGGCATCACCATCGGCACCCATACCGGCCCCACCCCCATCGGTATCTGCTATATTAAAAAATATGAATATGTAAAATAA
- a CDS encoding DUF2089 domain-containing protein, which produces MKRMITKCPGCQGTLHIAKLQCPDCGMELKNDFSLSRFDRLDDAQYEFLLTFLKSRGSLKEVQAELQLSYPAAKKKLEELLVALDLSETTEKRGEVDMSNLKVEQGSTEVSEIIKGKIKENGGHVTVYTARGLPCEITAEPDGKTFSSNKLPVSDRYDYKVFDVIVDLLLEQGGRARKGNGRNYKLGEKGCETDTVVGAIAVYRGYELGASVYDPVFVMAAVLEWAGIAENGRGELILTNEYKSML; this is translated from the coding sequence ATGAAGCGAATGATAACGAAATGCCCCGGATGTCAGGGAACGCTGCATATTGCAAAGCTGCAATGCCCTGATTGTGGTATGGAATTAAAAAATGATTTTTCATTGAGCCGTTTCGATCGGTTGGATGATGCACAGTATGAATTTCTTCTGACATTTTTGAAAAGCAGAGGGAGTTTAAAGGAAGTGCAGGCAGAATTACAGCTTTCTTATCCTGCGGCGAAAAAGAAACTGGAAGAATTATTAGTTGCGTTGGATTTGAGTGAGACAACTGAGAAAAGGGGAGAGGTAGATATGAGCAATTTAAAGGTGGAGCAGGGCAGTACGGAAGTATCTGAAATCATCAAGGGGAAAATCAAAGAAAACGGCGGTCATGTTACAGTGTATACCGCAAGGGGACTTCCCTGCGAAATCACGGCAGAGCCGGATGGGAAAACCTTTAGCAGTAATAAGCTTCCTGTGAGCGATAGATATGATTACAAGGTTTTTGATGTGATTGTAGACCTTTTACTTGAGCAGGGCGGCAGAGCAAGAAAAGGAAATGGGCGAAATTATAAACTGGGTGAAAAAGGGTGTGAAACGGATACAGTGGTTGGTGCGATTGCGGTATATCGTGGATATGAATTGGGTGCATCCGTTTATGATCCTGTTTTTGTAATGGCGGCGGTGCTGGAATGGGCAGGCATTGCGGAAAATGGTCGAGGGGAATTGATTCTTACGAATGAATACAAGAGTATGCTGTAA
- the pheT gene encoding phenylalanine--tRNA ligase subunit beta, which translates to MDVPMSWMKEYAPVTADIKDFIEDITLSGSKVEGYTTVAGEIKNVVTGYIKEIVKHPDADKLVICTIDAGQGRDLTIVTGAPNVRVGDYVPVALNNSVIAGGKEIHTGELRGVVSEGMLCSVEELGCDRHDFPEAPEYGIYIFPEPVELGKDIVEVLDLKDEVVEYEITSNRPDCFSVLGIAREAAATYDIPFHYPEIKVAEKAEGKAEDYVKVTIENPTLCPRYVARVVKNVKIGPSPRWMRKRLRMAGVRPINNIVDITNYVMIEMGQPMHAFSIETIKDSHIIVRNAKEGETITTLDGQERSLDPSMLVIADPEKAVAIAGVMGGENSMIVEGSQAVLFESANFDGPNVRITAKKVGLRTDASSKFEKGLDPNLALEAVNRAVQLVELLGAGEVVPGVVDEYPNKREPWQLSYNPAWINKFLGTNISEEEMQKIFEKIELKVDPVNHIVTIPTFRPDLEAQADLAEEIARFYGYNKIEATLASGTPTVGKRTYAQSITALVKDTVIANGLCEAMTYSFESPKVFDKLLIPADSDLRKAIVISNPLGEDFSIMRTVSFNGILTSLATNYNRRNESAGLFEVAKVYIPKALPLTELPHEIPTLTMGMYGNMDFYDLKGIVEHLMHVLGMSKVAEYVTEKALPWMHPGRTASVIVNGESIGYLGEVHPAVLKNYGIGTRAYLAVLDMEKVIANANRDVVYQALPKFPALTRDIAMLVKEDVTVKEIADIIKKNGGAYLEEAKLFDVYQGAQIEAGYKSVAYSITFRSAEKTLADADIADAMDKILKGLAEELGAQLRDK; encoded by the coding sequence ATGGACGTACCTATGTCTTGGATGAAAGAATATGCACCCGTTACAGCGGATATCAAGGATTTTATTGAGGATATCACGTTGTCCGGTTCCAAAGTAGAGGGCTACACAACCGTAGCCGGTGAAATTAAAAACGTAGTGACAGGCTATATCAAGGAAATCGTAAAGCACCCTGATGCCGATAAGCTGGTCATCTGCACGATTGATGCAGGGCAGGGCAGGGACTTAACGATTGTTACCGGCGCACCCAATGTGAGAGTGGGAGATTATGTACCTGTTGCGCTGAACAATTCTGTTATCGCAGGCGGCAAGGAAATCCACACAGGCGAGCTGCGCGGAGTTGTTTCCGAAGGGATGCTTTGCTCTGTGGAGGAGCTGGGCTGCGACAGACATGATTTCCCCGAAGCACCCGAATACGGCATCTATATTTTCCCCGAACCCGTAGAATTGGGTAAGGATATTGTTGAGGTGCTGGATTTGAAGGATGAAGTGGTGGAATACGAAATCACCTCCAACAGACCCGACTGCTTCTCCGTTCTGGGGATTGCAAGAGAGGCTGCCGCAACCTATGACATTCCCTTCCATTACCCTGAAATCAAGGTGGCAGAAAAGGCGGAAGGTAAGGCAGAGGATTATGTTAAGGTAACGATTGAGAACCCTACCCTTTGCCCCAGATACGTTGCAAGAGTGGTAAAGAATGTAAAAATCGGGCCTTCTCCCAGATGGATGAGAAAAAGACTGCGTATGGCAGGCGTGCGCCCCATCAACAACATCGTTGATATCACAAACTATGTGATGATTGAAATGGGTCAGCCGATGCATGCATTCTCCATCGAAACCATCAAGGACAGCCATATTATTGTAAGAAACGCAAAAGAGGGCGAAACCATTACAACACTGGACGGACAGGAGAGAAGCCTTGACCCCTCCATGCTTGTGATTGCCGACCCCGAAAAGGCAGTTGCGATTGCAGGCGTAATGGGCGGCGAAAATTCCATGATTGTGGAAGGTTCTCAGGCGGTGCTGTTTGAATCCGCAAACTTTGACGGGCCGAACGTGCGTATCACAGCGAAAAAGGTTGGTCTGCGTACAGACGCATCCAGCAAGTTTGAAAAGGGACTGGATCCCAATCTGGCACTGGAGGCAGTGAACCGCGCGGTGCAGCTGGTTGAGCTTTTGGGTGCCGGCGAGGTTGTGCCCGGCGTTGTGGATGAATACCCCAACAAGAGAGAGCCTTGGCAGCTTTCCTATAACCCTGCATGGATTAACAAATTCTTGGGGACAAACATTTCCGAAGAAGAAATGCAGAAGATTTTTGAAAAAATCGAGCTGAAGGTAGACCCTGTCAACCATATTGTAACGATTCCTACCTTCCGTCCCGATTTGGAGGCACAGGCAGATTTGGCAGAGGAAATTGCACGCTTCTACGGCTATAATAAGATTGAAGCAACACTGGCCTCCGGCACACCTACGGTTGGCAAGAGAACCTATGCGCAGAGCATTACCGCACTGGTGAAGGATACTGTGATTGCAAACGGTCTGTGTGAGGCAATGACATACAGCTTTGAAAGCCCGAAGGTGTTCGATAAGCTACTGATTCCTGCGGACAGCGACCTGAGAAAGGCAATCGTGATTTCCAACCCTTTGGGCGAGGATTTCTCCATCATGAGAACGGTTTCCTTCAATGGTATCCTCACTTCCTTGGCAACAAACTACAACAGAAGAAACGAAAGCGCAGGCTTGTTTGAGGTGGCGAAGGTTTATATTCCCAAGGCACTGCCTTTGACAGAACTGCCTCACGAAATTCCCACACTGACGATGGGGATGTATGGAAATATGGATTTCTATGATTTGAAGGGGATTGTGGAGCATCTGATGCACGTTCTTGGCATGAGCAAGGTGGCAGAATATGTGACAGAAAAGGCACTGCCCTGGATGCACCCCGGCAGAACGGCTTCTGTGATCGTAAACGGCGAAAGCATCGGCTATCTGGGTGAAGTGCATCCTGCGGTGCTGAAAAACTACGGCATTGGTACAAGAGCATATCTGGCTGTTCTGGATATGGAAAAGGTAATTGCGAATGCAAACAGAGATGTGGTTTATCAGGCATTGCCGAAATTCCCTGCACTGACGAGAGATATTGCGATGCTGGTGAAGGAAGATGTAACCGTGAAGGAAATTGCGGATATCATCAAGAAAAACGGCGGCGCATATCTGGAGGAGGCAAAGCTCTTTGACGTATATCAGGGGGCGCAGATTGAAGCAGGCTATAAATCTGTGGCATATTCCATCACCTTCCGCAGTGCGGAAAAGACACTGGCAGATGCCGATATTGCAGATGCAATGGATAAGATTTTGAAGGGCTTGGCAGAGGAGCTGGGCGCACAGCTGAGAGATAAATAA